GACGCTGATCTTCTACGCGTGGACCGGGGTCGTGTCCGCCGGCTGCCTGCTCATGTTCGTCGTCCAGCCCTACGCCTGGGGCGTCGGCTTCATCGCGGTGGGCATGGTCGCCTGCGCGGTCGTGACCCTCGCCCCGCTCAGCCGACGCAAGCGCCTCGAGGCCGCCGCGCAGCTCGTGCCCGCCGACGCCGAGTCGGAGGACGCCGCCGCGTACGACCCGCTCGACGAGGCCGCCGTCGACCGCCCGCTCGCGCGACTCACCGAGTCCGAGCTCCAGGCCGTCGAGCGCGAGCACGCCGACCTCGCCACCGGGGCCAACGCGACCCGATCCACCGACGCCCCGCACGCCGGGAACAGCAAGGAGACCCCATGACCGACACCCCGAGCGCGCCCGGCCCCGCGGAGCAGCCCGCGCGGAAGGACGTCTTCGCGCGCATCCTCATCGGCGGCGCCGTGCTCGCCCTGGCCATCGCGGTGGTCGGCGGGATCGTCGGCTTCGCGGTCGACGGCGGCCGCGGGCTCCTCAGCGCCGTGATCGGCAGCGCCATGGCCCTCGTCTTCCTCGGGCTCACGGCCGGCAGCATCCTCTTCGCGAACCGGTTCCAGTCCTCGCCGATCTACCCGACGATCTTCTTCTCGGTGGTGCTCGGCGCCTGGCTGCTGAAGTTCGTGGTGTTCCTCGCCATCGCCCTGGCGCTCAAGGAGCAGCCCTGGATCAACCTCGTCGTGCTGTTCGTGACCGTGATCGTGGGCGTCGTGGGCGCCCTGGTGATGGACATGATCGTGATCACCAAGGCCCGCGTCGGCTACGTCAGCGACGCGCGCCTGCCCGGACGCTAGGCGCGCGCCGCCCGGCCGTCGGCAGGGGGGACGCGATTAGTCAGGGCACCCTCATTGTTGATAGTCTCTCTCGTGACGATTCCCGTCGGGCCGTGCCCAGAACCACCTCACGCCGGCGTCTTCTCACCCCATCCGTTCGTCGCCGCGAGAGCTCGCGCTCCACGCCCCGAAACAGGAGATAGCGCTGTTAGCCACCGCTGCACCCAGCATCATCACCCTCGCCGCTGAAGACTCGGGTGAGGGGTTCCACGCTCCCACGCTCTCGGAGTTCTTCCCGCCGATCGCCTTCTTCGAGGGCACGGGCTTCGACCTCAACCGCATCATGCTCATCAGGCTCCTGGTGATGGCGGTGCTGGTGGTCCTGTTCGTCGTCGGCACGCGGAAGCTCGCCCTGGTCCCCGGCCGAGGCCAGAACCTCGTCGAGATGGGCGTCGACTTCGTCCGCGTCAACATCGCGGAGGACATCCTCGGCAAGAAGGACGGCCGTCGGTTCCTCCCGATCCTGATGACCATCTTCTTCCTGGTCCTCGGCATGAACCTCACCGGCGTCATCCCGTTCCTCAACATCGCGGGCACGTCGGTCATCGGGCTCCCGCTGCTCCTGGCGCTCGTCGCCTACGTGACCTTCATCTACGCCGGCATCAAGGACCGGGGCGCGATGTTCTTCAAGAACACGCTGTTCCCGGCCGGCGCCCCGAAGGCGGTCTACCTCCTCCTCACGCCCATCGAGTTCCTCTCGACGTTCATCATCCGGCCGGTCGCGCTCACGCTCCGACTCCTGATGAACATGCTCGTGGGGCACCTCCTGCTGGTGCTCTGCTTCTCCGCGACGTGGTTCTTCCTCTTCGAGGCGCAGGGCGCGCTCAAGATCCTGGGCGCCGGCACCCTCGTCCTCGGATTCGCGTTCACGCTCTTCGAGCTGCTCGTCGCCGTCCTGCAGGCCTACATCTTCGCCCTCCTCACCGCCGTCTACATCCAGATGGCCGTGGCGGAGGAGCACTAAGCGATCTCGTCGACCAACGAGATCACCCAACCGGAAGGAAACCCCAGTGGACCCCATCATCACCGCCGAGATCACCGGCAACATCGCGACCGTCGGCTACGGCCTCGCAGCGATCGGCCCCGGCATCGGTGTCGGTATCGTCGCCGGCAAGACCGTCGAGGCCATGGCCCGCCAGCCCGAGATGGCCGGCAGCCTCCGCACCACGATGTTCCTCGGCATCGCGTTCTCCGAGGCGCTCGCGCTCATCGGCCTCGCGACCTACTTCATCTTCACCAACTAGGGGACACGCACATGCTCACGCCCCACAACGTGATGGCGGCAGGTGAAGAAGCGCCGAGCATCCTCCTACCCGCGGTCTACGACATCGTGTGGTCGGCGGTCGTGTTCGTCGTCCTCCTGGTCGTCATCTGGAAGTACGCGCTCCCGCGCGTCTACGCCATGCTCGACGGCCGCACCGAGGCCATCGCCGGCGGCATCGAGAAGGCCGAGCGCGCGCAGGCCGAGGCCGACGCCGCGAAGGCCGAGCTCACCGCGCAGCTGGCCGAGGCACGCGCCGAGGCCGGCCGCATCCGCGAGCAGGCCCGCGTCGACGCCACGGCCATCGCCGCGGAGATCAAGGAGCAGGCCCAGGCCGACGCCGCCCGGATCACCGCCAGCGCGCAGCAGCAGATCGAGGCCGAGCGCCAGCAGGCGGTCGTCTCGCTCCGCTCGGAGGTCGGCTCGCTCGCGATCGACCTCGCGTCGGGCGTCATCGGCCAGAGCCTCACGGACGACCAGCGCTCCACCGCGCTCGTCGACCGGTTCCTCGCCGACCTGGAGGCCAGCGAGACCGCCGGCAGGACGGGATCCGCCAGCTGATGGGCAGTGCATCGCGCGCATCGCTGGACTCCGCCCGCCGCGTCCTCGCGGAGCTCGGGGGCGTCGACCTGTCGACGGCCGGTCAGCTCCTCGGAGCCGGCCGCGCCATCGGCGGATCCACGCACCTGCTCTCCGCACTGGCGGACACCGGCATCGCGCCGGAGGTCAAGCACTCCATCGTGGACCGGGTCTTCGGCGGCACCGTGCAGGAGCCGGCGCTCCGCGTCCTCCGTGCGGTCGTCGACGGCCGCTGGTCGTCGCACGACGAGCTGCTGGCGGGCATCGAGGAGCTCGGCATCCGCGCCGTGGCCATCTCGGCCCCCGAGGGCACGCCCCTCGAGGCCGAGCTGTTCACCTTCGGCCGGGCCGTGTCCATGGACGACGGCCTCGAGCTCGCGCTCGGCGACAAGCTCGGCGACGCCGAGGCGAAGTCGACGCTCGTCCACCGCCTCCTCGGCGGCCGGGCGTCCGAGCAGACCGTCGTGATCGTCGAGCAGCTCGTGCAGCAGCCCCGCGGCCGCCGCATGGGGGAGCTCGTGCGCCACGCCGCAACCCTCGTGGCCGACCAGGCGGGGTTCACCATCGCCACCGTCCGCGTCGCCTCGCCCCTGTCGCCCGAGCAGTCGGAGCGCCTCGCGCAGGCACTGAGCCGCCGGTACTCCCGGCGGGTCGAGCTGAACCAGGTCGTGGACCGCGACCTCGTCGGCGGCCTCCGCGTCCAGATCGGCGACGACGTCATCGACGGCAGCGTCGCCACCAGGATCAACGATTTGAGACTCCAGTTCGCCTGACCGGCGGGCGTCACCTCGGGAGCCGTCGGCTCCCGTGAATGCAAAGGGAAAGAAGATGGCAGAACTTTCGATCAGCCCCGACGAGATCCGGGACGCGCTCAAGGACTTCGTGCAGTCCTACGAGCCCGGCAAGGCCTCGACCACCGAGGTCGGGTACGTGCTCGACGCGGGCGACGGAATCGCCCACGTGCAGGGCCTGCCCGGCGTCATGGCCAACGAGCTCATCACGTTCGCCGACGGGACCCTGGGCCTCGCCCAGAACCTCGAGGAGAGCGAGATCGGCGTCATCGTGCTCGGCGAGTTCGCCGGCATCGAGGAGGGCATGGAGGTGCGCCGCACCGGCGAGGTGCTCTCCGTCCCCGTCGGCGACGGCTACCTCGGCCGCGTCGTGGACCCGCTGGGCAACCCCATCGACGGCCAGGGCGAGATCGCGAGCGAGGGCCGTCGCGCCCTCGAGCTCCAGGCGCCCGGCGTCATGCAGCGCAAGAGCGTGCACGAGCCCATGCAGACCGGCATCAAGGCGATCGACGCCATGATCCCGATCGGCCGCGGCCAGCGCCAGCTCATCATCGGCGACCGCCAGACCGGCAAGACGGCCATCGCGATCGACACGATCATCAACCAGAAGGCCAACTGGGAGTCCGGCGACACGAACAAGCAGGTGCGCTGCATCTACGTCGCCATCGGCCAGAAGGGCTCGACCATCGCCTCCGTGCGCGGCGCCCTCGAGGAGGCCGGCGCCATGGAGTACACGACCATCGTCGCGTCCCCCGCGTCCGACCCCGCCGGCTTCAAGTACCTGGCGCCCTACACCGGCTCGGCCATCGGCCAGCACTGGATGTACGGCGGCAAGCACGTCCTCATCATCTTCGACGACCTGTCCAAGCAGGCCGAGGCCTACCGCGCCGTCTCGCTCCTCCTGCGCCGCCCGCCGGGACGCGAGGCGTACCCCGGCGACGTGTTCTACCTGCACTCCCGCCTGCTCGAGCGCTGCGCCAAGCTCTCGGACGAGCTGGGCGCCGGATCGATGACGGGCCTGCCCATCATCGAGACGAAGGCGAACGACGTCTCGGCGTACATCCCGACCAACGTGATCTCGATCACCGACGGCCAGATCTTCCTCCAGTCCGACCTGTTCAACGCGAACCAGCGTCCCGCGGTCGACGTCGGCATCTCGGTGTCCCGCGTCGGCGGCGACGCCCAGGTGAAGAGCATCAAGAAGGTCTCCGGCACGCTGAAGCTCGAGCTGGCGCAGTACCGCTCCCTCGAGGCGTTCGCGATCTTCGCGTCCGACCTCGATGCGGCCAGCCGTCGCCAGCTCGCCCGCGGCGCGCGCCTCACCGAGCTGCTCAAGCAGCCCCAGTACTCGCCGTTCCCCATCGAGGAGCAGGTCGTCTCGATCTGGGCGGGCACCAAGGGCAAGCTCGACGAGGTCCCCGTCGAGGACATCCTCCGCTTCGAGCGCGAGCTGCTCGACCACCTCCACCGCAACACGGAGGTGCTGTCGCAGCTCAAGGAGAAGAACGTCCTCACCGACGACATCACCGACGCGCTCGACAAGGCCGTGGACCAGTTCAAGCTCGAGTTCCAGACGGGCGAGGGCAAGCCGCTCGCCTCCGTGGGATCCGAGAGGTTCGAGCCCGCCAAGGCCGAGGACGTCAACCAGGAGCAGATCGTCAAGGGCAAGCGCTGACGCGCTCGCCTCACCGATCCGCCACCGACCGAGACCGATAGGGAGACTCATGGGAGCGCAACTCCGGGTCTACACGCAGAAGATCAAGTCCGCGCAGACGACGAAGAAGATCACCCGCGCGATGGAGCTGATCTCCGCGTCGCGCATCCAGAAGGCGCAGCAGCGGATGGCGGCGTCCGCGCCGTACAGCCGTGCCGTCACGCGCGCGGTCTCGGCGGTGGCGACGTTCTCCAACGTCGACCACATCCTCACGACCGAGCCCGAGAAGGTGGAGCGGGCGGCGATCGTCGTCTTCGCCTCCGACCGCGGCCTGGCCGGCGCGTTCAGCTCCAGCGTCCTGAAGGAGTCGGAGCAGCTCGCCGAGCTGCTCCGCTCGCAGGGCAAGGAGATCGTCTACTACCTGGTGGGCCGCAAGGCCGTCGGGTACTTCAAGTTCCGGAAGCGCGCCTCGGAGCGCA
This is a stretch of genomic DNA from Clavibacter zhangzhiyongii. It encodes these proteins:
- a CDS encoding ATP synthase F0 subunit C: MDPIITAEITGNIATVGYGLAAIGPGIGVGIVAGKTVEAMARQPEMAGSLRTTMFLGIAFSEALALIGLATYFIFTN
- a CDS encoding F0F1 ATP synthase subunit delta — translated: MGSASRASLDSARRVLAELGGVDLSTAGQLLGAGRAIGGSTHLLSALADTGIAPEVKHSIVDRVFGGTVQEPALRVLRAVVDGRWSSHDELLAGIEELGIRAVAISAPEGTPLEAELFTFGRAVSMDDGLELALGDKLGDAEAKSTLVHRLLGGRASEQTVVIVEQLVQQPRGRRMGELVRHAATLVADQAGFTIATVRVASPLSPEQSERLAQALSRRYSRRVELNQVVDRDLVGGLRVQIGDDVIDGSVATRINDLRLQFA
- a CDS encoding F0F1 ATP synthase subunit B, producing MLTPHNVMAAGEEAPSILLPAVYDIVWSAVVFVVLLVVIWKYALPRVYAMLDGRTEAIAGGIEKAERAQAEADAAKAELTAQLAEARAEAGRIREQARVDATAIAAEIKEQAQADAARITASAQQQIEAERQQAVVSLRSEVGSLAIDLASGVIGQSLTDDQRSTALVDRFLADLEASETAGRTGSAS
- the atpA gene encoding F0F1 ATP synthase subunit alpha; this translates as MAELSISPDEIRDALKDFVQSYEPGKASTTEVGYVLDAGDGIAHVQGLPGVMANELITFADGTLGLAQNLEESEIGVIVLGEFAGIEEGMEVRRTGEVLSVPVGDGYLGRVVDPLGNPIDGQGEIASEGRRALELQAPGVMQRKSVHEPMQTGIKAIDAMIPIGRGQRQLIIGDRQTGKTAIAIDTIINQKANWESGDTNKQVRCIYVAIGQKGSTIASVRGALEEAGAMEYTTIVASPASDPAGFKYLAPYTGSAIGQHWMYGGKHVLIIFDDLSKQAEAYRAVSLLLRRPPGREAYPGDVFYLHSRLLERCAKLSDELGAGSMTGLPIIETKANDVSAYIPTNVISITDGQIFLQSDLFNANQRPAVDVGISVSRVGGDAQVKSIKKVSGTLKLELAQYRSLEAFAIFASDLDAASRRQLARGARLTELLKQPQYSPFPIEEQVVSIWAGTKGKLDEVPVEDILRFERELLDHLHRNTEVLSQLKEKNVLTDDITDALDKAVDQFKLEFQTGEGKPLASVGSERFEPAKAEDVNQEQIVKGKR
- the atpB gene encoding F0F1 ATP synthase subunit A, which encodes MITLAAEDSGEGFHAPTLSEFFPPIAFFEGTGFDLNRIMLIRLLVMAVLVVLFVVGTRKLALVPGRGQNLVEMGVDFVRVNIAEDILGKKDGRRFLPILMTIFFLVLGMNLTGVIPFLNIAGTSVIGLPLLLALVAYVTFIYAGIKDRGAMFFKNTLFPAGAPKAVYLLLTPIEFLSTFIIRPVALTLRLLMNMLVGHLLLVLCFSATWFFLFEAQGALKILGAGTLVLGFAFTLFELLVAVLQAYIFALLTAVYIQMAVAEEH